The proteins below come from a single Aphanothece sacrum FPU1 genomic window:
- a CDS encoding helix-turn-helix domain-containing protein, whose protein sequence is MFSQAKYLTLLKKFPPRPIKSEKELDATQEIINELLDKPELTLEEKDYLDILGTLIYEYEQELDIIPDIYGVELLKFLLEDNGLKSKDFVLILRIESIVSDILNGKRQLTTSDIQALAAFFNLSPDLFLPIKSSVNFASV, encoded by the coding sequence ATGTTTTCCCAAGCAAAATACTTAACACTACTGAAAAAATTTCCTCCTCGTCCCATTAAGTCAGAAAAAGAATTAGACGCTACTCAAGAGATCATTAATGAATTACTTGATAAACCAGAACTCACACTAGAAGAAAAAGACTATTTAGATATTTTGGGAACATTGATATACGAATATGAACAAGAATTAGATATCATTCCAGATATCTATGGAGTAGAACTTTTAAAATTTTTATTGGAAGATAATGGATTAAAATCAAAGGATTTTGTACTGATTCTTAGAATTGAATCAATTGTTTCTGATATTTTAAATGGAAAACGTCAATTAACAACTTCTGACATTCAAGCATTAGCAGCTTTTTTTAACCTGTCTCCTGATCTATTTTTGCCAATTAAATCTTCAGTTAATTTTGCTTCAGTTTAA
- a CDS encoding SRPBCC family protein produces MSSPQIFEQSILINASATIVEQCITDLDLMHRWLNPALKCEPIREWSTEIGGKSRFIINIPLINPTLISHVIEREPGLIVWQFEGFFKGRDRWECQPKLQGTQLINRFEFEIPNPLVSWGFNQFAANWTKSDMKAQLKRLKRVAEEIHQLKGL; encoded by the coding sequence ATGTCCTCTCCCCAAATATTTGAACAATCAATTTTAATTAATGCTAGTGCGACTATTGTTGAACAATGTATTACCGATCTTGATTTAATGCACCGATGGTTAAACCCTGCATTAAAATGTGAACCTATTAGAGAATGGAGTACCGAAATAGGTGGCAAAAGCCGATTTATTATTAATATACCTCTAATTAATCCTACCCTAATTAGTCATGTTATTGAACGGGAACCAGGGTTAATTGTTTGGCAGTTTGAAGGCTTTTTTAAAGGACGCGATCGCTGGGAATGTCAGCCCAAACTGCAAGGAACCCAATTAATTAACCGTTTTGAATTTGAAATTCCTAATCCTTTAGTCAGTTGGGGATTTAATCAATTTGCTGCTAATTGGACGAAAAGCGATATGAAAGCACAATTAAAACGATTAAAACGAGTGGCCGAAGAAATTCATCAGTTAAAAGGCCTATAA
- a CDS encoding UDP-sulfoquinovose synthase yields MKVLVIGGDGYCGWATALHLSNEGYEVGILDNLIRRYWDSKLGVDTLTPIASIQQRIQRWKDLTGKTIDLFVGDITDYSFLSQSLREFEPTTIVHFGEQRSAPYSMIDREHAVFTQVNNVVGTLNILYAMKEDFPDCHLVKLGTMGEYGTPNIDIEEGYITIEHNGRKDTLPYPKQPGSFYHLSKVHDSHNIHFACKIWGLRATDLNQGVVYGVLTEETGMDEIFINRLDYDGVFGTALNRFCIQAAIGHPLTVYGKGGQTRGFLDIRDTVRCVEIAIANPADAGKFRVFNQFTELFSIGDLAMMVKKAGNSMGLDVEINHLENPRVELEEHYFNAKNTNLLDLGLQPHYLSDSLLDSLLNFATKYKDRVDEQQILPKVSWRRK; encoded by the coding sequence ATGAAAGTTCTGGTTATTGGCGGTGACGGTTATTGCGGTTGGGCAACCGCCCTACATCTTTCTAATGAAGGTTATGAGGTTGGCATTCTCGATAACTTAATTAGACGGTATTGGGATAGTAAATTGGGGGTAGATACATTAACACCCATTGCCTCCATTCAGCAACGCATTCAACGCTGGAAGGATCTCACAGGCAAAACAATTGATCTGTTTGTTGGGGACATCACAGACTATAGCTTTTTAAGTCAATCTTTACGGGAGTTTGAACCAACCACAATCGTTCATTTTGGAGAACAACGTTCGGCCCCTTATTCCATGATTGATCGAGAACACGCGGTTTTTACCCAAGTTAACAACGTGGTGGGAACCCTGAACATTCTCTACGCAATGAAGGAAGATTTTCCCGATTGTCACTTAGTTAAACTGGGAACCATGGGAGAATACGGAACCCCTAACATTGATATTGAAGAAGGGTATATCACTATTGAACATAATGGACGTAAGGACACTTTACCCTATCCCAAACAACCAGGAAGTTTCTATCATCTGAGTAAGGTACATGATAGTCATAATATCCATTTCGCTTGCAAAATTTGGGGTCTACGGGCTACAGATTTAAACCAAGGGGTTGTTTATGGGGTATTAACCGAAGAAACGGGTATGGATGAAATATTCATTAACCGTCTTGACTATGATGGTGTCTTTGGGACAGCTTTGAACCGTTTCTGTATTCAGGCAGCTATTGGCCATCCTTTGACTGTTTATGGAAAAGGTGGACAAACTAGAGGTTTCTTGGATATTCGCGATACGGTACGTTGTGTTGAAATTGCGATCGCTAATCCGGCTGATGCAGGAAAGTTTCGCGTCTTTAACCAGTTTACCGAATTATTCAGTATCGGGGACTTAGCCATGATGGTGAAAAAAGCGGGAAATTCTATGGGGTTAGATGTAGAAATCAATCATTTAGAAAATCCCAGGGTTGAATTAGAAGAACACTATTTCAATGCTAAAAACACCAATTTGCTTGATTTAGGGTTACAACCTCATTATCTTTCCGATTCACTTTTAGATTCTTTATTAAACTTTGCTACTAAGTATAAAGATCGAGTGGATGAACAACAAATTTTACCCAAGGTATCTTGGCGTAGAAAATAA
- a CDS encoding mechanosensitive ion channel family protein: MKKVIQNFIIWLLISLVVVTVTPLIMAQSTPSGDSGDFPVMLDGQTIFTLKKPLGGISTQNRAKGVNNRLKEFANDEKISIDDIEMYIGDNDGIPLTIISAGSITITTVTEADAKAANMTRSQLSEERLQNIKKAVERYRQERGFLNFIRGIILSIITTFILWICLFITNNTFGKIDQKLKIWGMTYIQPVRIGSFELIRANQLDNVIHSLARILHLGIILGLFILYFPFVLSQFILTRSLAKSFWHYISSTLTTGWQAFIAYLPSLLIIILVIVTACFFLRLSKSFFEELRQETFSLPGFYPEWSLPTSRLVNSGIIVLTAIIVVPLLPGFNSPAFQGISVFLGLLFSLGSTSVISNVVSGTILIYTRAFRVGDYITIGEISGKVLETTLLVTRLLTATNIVISIPNSEIITTSISNWSFSSKELNLPLIVRTPVYLGYEIPWQQAYNALIQAALRTDGIAESPVPFVVQESLNEVYVTYQLSVYINWEYFKEKNFKEYEEARSQLHENIRDCCQEAGIRVFAPSYEADPTNYGPTAITSELEP, encoded by the coding sequence ATGAAGAAAGTCATCCAAAATTTTATCATCTGGCTACTTATCAGCTTGGTGGTGGTTACAGTTACTCCCCTAATCATGGCACAGTCTACCCCATCAGGTGACTCAGGAGATTTTCCTGTGATGCTAGACGGTCAAACCATATTTACCCTGAAAAAACCATTAGGAGGAATTTCTACTCAAAATCGGGCTAAAGGGGTTAACAATAGATTGAAAGAATTTGCCAATGATGAAAAGATATCTATTGATGATATTGAGATGTATATAGGAGATAACGATGGTATTCCGCTAACGATAATTTCAGCAGGAAGTATTACCATTACAACTGTTACTGAAGCAGATGCTAAAGCAGCTAATATGACTCGTTCACAGTTATCAGAAGAACGTCTACAAAATATTAAAAAAGCTGTTGAAAGGTATCGTCAAGAACGAGGTTTTCTCAACTTTATTCGTGGAATTATTCTTAGTATTATTACAACTTTTATTTTATGGATTTGTTTATTTATTACGAATAATACTTTTGGCAAAATTGATCAAAAACTTAAAATCTGGGGAATGACTTATATTCAGCCAGTTCGTATTGGTAGTTTTGAATTAATACGAGCTAATCAATTAGATAATGTAATCCATTCATTAGCTCGTATTCTTCACTTAGGAATCATTTTAGGGCTATTTATTCTCTATTTTCCTTTTGTTTTAAGCCAATTTATATTGACAAGAAGTTTAGCTAAGAGTTTTTGGCATTATATTTCAAGCACTTTAACAACAGGATGGCAAGCTTTTATTGCCTATTTACCTAGCTTATTAATCATTATCCTTGTCATTGTAACGGCTTGTTTTTTTCTGCGTTTATCTAAGTCCTTTTTTGAGGAGTTACGCCAAGAAACCTTTTCTTTGCCCGGCTTTTATCCTGAGTGGAGTTTACCTACTTCTAGACTGGTAAATTCGGGAATTATTGTTTTAACAGCGATTATTGTAGTCCCTTTATTACCGGGGTTTAATTCTCCAGCATTCCAAGGAATTTCTGTATTTTTAGGCTTACTTTTTTCCTTGGGTTCGACTTCTGTTATTTCTAATGTAGTGTCAGGTACTATACTGATTTATACTCGTGCTTTTCGTGTAGGAGATTACATTACCATTGGTGAGATTTCTGGAAAAGTTCTGGAAACAACTCTGCTGGTTACTCGACTTCTTACGGCTACTAATATAGTAATTAGTATTCCCAATTCTGAAATTATTACGACTTCTATTTCTAATTGGAGTTTTTCTTCAAAAGAATTAAATCTGCCCTTAATCGTGCGAACTCCTGTTTACTTAGGTTACGAAATTCCCTGGCAACAAGCTTATAATGCTCTGATTCAAGCTGCTTTAAGAACTGATGGGATTGCAGAGTCTCCGGTTCCTTTTGTCGTTCAAGAATCTCTTAATGAAGTATATGTTACTTATCAACTGAGTGTTTATATTAATTGGGAATATTTTAAAGAAAAAAACTTTAAAGAATATGAAGAAGCAAGGTCACAATTACACGAAAATATCCGCGACTGCTGCCAAGAAGCCGGAATTCGGGTTTTTGCTCCTAGTTATGAAGCTGATCCCACTAATTATGGCCCTACCGCCATAACCTCTGAGTTAGAACCATAG
- the psaA gene encoding photosystem I core protein PsaA, which translates to MTKGPEAKAKVMVDNDPVPTSFEKWGKPGHFDRTLARGPKTTTWIWNLHADAHDFDSQTSDLEDVSRKIFSAHFGHLAVIFVWLSGMYFHGAKFSNYEAWLGNPTAIKPSAQVVWPIVGQGILNADVGGGFHGIQITSGLFYLWRASGYTNSYQLYCTAIGGLVMAGLMLFAGWFHYHKRAPKLEWFQNVESMMNHHLSGLLGLGSLSWAGHQIHVSLPVNKLLDAGVAPKDIPLPHEFLDPSKMAELYPSFAQGLTPFFTLNWGVYSDFLTFKGGLNPVTGGLWLSDQAHHHLAIAVLFIIAGHMYRTNWGIGHSMKEILEAHKGPFTGEGHKGLYEILTTSWHAQLAINLALLGSLSIIVAHHMYAMPPYPYQAIDYGTQLSLFTHHVWIGGFLIVGAGAHGAIFMVRDYDPAKNVNNLLDRMLRQRDALISHLNWVCIFLGFHSFGLYIHNDTMRALGRPQDMFSDTAIQLQPIFAQWVQNIHTLAPGGTAPHALATASYAFGGSTVAVAGKVAMMPIALGTADFMVHHIHAFTIHVTVLILLKGVLYARSSRLVPDKSELGFRFPCDGPGRGGTCQVSGWDHVFLGLFWMYNSLSIVIFHFSWKMQSDVWGTVDPDGSISHVTGGNFAQSAITINGWLRDFLWAQAANVINSYGSALSAYGIMFLAGHFIFAFSLMFLFSGRGYWQELIESIVWAHNKLKVAPAIQPRALSIIQGRAVGVTHYLLGGIVTTWAFFLARSLSIG; encoded by the coding sequence ATGACAAAAGGTCCTGAGGCGAAAGCTAAGGTCATGGTAGATAATGATCCCGTGCCAACTTCTTTCGAGAAGTGGGGCAAACCCGGACACTTCGACCGGACCCTGGCTAGAGGTCCAAAAACCACCACCTGGATTTGGAATCTCCACGCCGATGCACACGATTTTGATAGTCAAACCAGTGACTTAGAAGACGTATCTAGAAAAATATTTAGTGCGCACTTCGGTCACTTAGCCGTTATCTTTGTTTGGTTGAGCGGCATGTATTTTCATGGCGCGAAGTTTTCTAATTATGAAGCTTGGCTAGGAAATCCCACTGCCATCAAACCCAGCGCCCAAGTAGTTTGGCCCATTGTGGGTCAAGGTATTTTAAACGCGGATGTTGGGGGTGGGTTCCACGGAATTCAGATTACATCTGGTCTGTTTTACCTCTGGAGAGCCTCTGGTTATACCAATAGCTATCAGTTGTACTGTACTGCTATCGGTGGCTTAGTCATGGCTGGTTTGATGTTGTTTGCTGGATGGTTCCACTACCACAAGAGAGCTCCTAAGCTTGAGTGGTTCCAAAACGTGGAGTCCATGATGAACCATCACCTATCGGGATTATTGGGCTTAGGCTCTTTATCCTGGGCCGGACACCAGATTCATGTTTCCTTACCAGTGAACAAACTGTTGGATGCGGGAGTTGCTCCGAAAGACATTCCCTTACCCCATGAGTTTCTTGATCCGAGCAAAATGGCCGAGTTATATCCCAGTTTTGCCCAAGGCTTAACCCCCTTCTTTACCTTGAACTGGGGAGTCTATTCAGACTTCTTAACCTTCAAGGGTGGGTTGAACCCCGTTACGGGTGGACTGTGGCTATCTGATCAAGCCCATCATCACTTAGCGATCGCAGTTTTGTTCATCATCGCTGGTCATATGTACCGGACTAACTGGGGCATTGGCCATAGCATGAAGGAAATTCTAGAGGCGCATAAAGGCCCCTTTACCGGAGAAGGTCACAAAGGATTATATGAAATCCTGACCACCTCATGGCACGCTCAGTTAGCCATTAACTTGGCCCTGTTGGGCTCTTTAAGCATCATTGTGGCACATCATATGTACGCCATGCCTCCCTATCCCTACCAAGCCATTGATTACGGCACTCAGTTGTCCCTGTTCACTCACCACGTTTGGATTGGCGGCTTCTTGATTGTTGGGGCTGGAGCGCACGGAGCGATCTTCATGGTACGGGATTATGATCCGGCGAAGAATGTGAATAATCTGCTTGATCGTATGCTTCGTCAGCGTGATGCACTTATTTCTCATCTGAACTGGGTTTGTATTTTCCTCGGCTTCCATAGCTTTGGGTTATACATCCACAATGACACCATGCGGGCTTTAGGTCGTCCCCAAGATATGTTCTCGGATACGGCGATTCAACTACAGCCTATCTTTGCTCAGTGGGTACAAAATATCCATACTTTAGCACCTGGTGGTACAGCCCCTCACGCTCTAGCAACTGCTAGTTATGCTTTCGGTGGCAGCACCGTAGCCGTAGCTGGAAAAGTAGCTATGATGCCCATCGCTTTGGGAACGGCTGATTTCATGGTTCACCATATCCATGCTTTTACCATCCACGTCACCGTCTTGATTCTACTCAAAGGGGTACTATACGCCCGTAGTTCTCGTCTTGTTCCTGATAAGAGTGAACTCGGCTTCCGCTTCCCTTGCGATGGACCTGGACGGGGTGGTACTTGTCAAGTTTCTGGTTGGGATCATGTGTTCCTTGGCTTATTCTGGATGTACAACTCCTTATCAATTGTTATTTTCCACTTCAGTTGGAAAATGCAGTCTGATGTCTGGGGGACAGTCGATCCAGATGGCAGCATCAGTCACGTAACCGGGGGTAATTTCGCTCAAAGTGCGATTACCATCAATGGTTGGCTACGGGACTTCCTGTGGGCGCAAGCGGCTAATGTGATCAACTCCTACGGTTCTGCTCTGTCGGCTTACGGCATCATGTTCCTAGCGGGTCACTTTATCTTTGCCTTCAGCTTAATGTTCCTGTTTAGTGGTCGCGGCTACTGGCAAGAACTAATTGAGTCAATTGTTTGGGCTCACAATAAGCTGAAAGTTGCACCAGCGATTCAACCTCGCGCTCTGAGTATCATTCAGGGACGGGCAGTAGGTGTAACTCACTACTTGTTAGGAGGAATTGTTACCACTTGGGCATTCTTCTTGGCACGAAGCCTATCGATTGGCTAA
- the psaB gene encoding photosystem I core protein PsaB: MATKFPKFSQDLAQDPTTRRIWYGIATAHDFETHDGMTEENLYQKIFASHFGHIAIIFLWTSGTLFHVAWQGNFEQWIKDPLNIRPIAHAIWDPQFGQGAIDAFTQAGASYPVDIAYSGVYHWFYTIGMRTNGELYQGSIFLLILASLFLFAGWLHLQPKFRPNLAWFKNAESRLNHHLAGLFGVSSLAWTGHLVHVAIPESRGQHVGWDNFLSTPPHPAGLLPFFTGNWGVYAENPDTAGHVFSTSQGAGTAILTFLGGFHPQTESLWLTDIAHHHLAIAVIFIIAGHMYRTNWGIGHSIKEILNAHKPPSGKLGDGHKNMYDTVNNSLHFQLGLALACLGVVTSLVAQHMYSLPSYAFIAKDYTTQAALYTHHQYIAGFLMVGAFAHGAIFFVRDYDPEANKNNVLARMLEHKEAIISHLSWVSLFLGFHTLGLYVHNDVVVAFGTPEKQILIEPVFAQWIQAAHGKALYGFDVLLSNPDSLASTAYPNYADVWLPGWLDAINSGTNSLFLTIGPGDFLVHHAIALGLHTTTLILVKGALDARGSKLMPDKKDFGYAFPCDGPGRGGTCDISAWDSFYLAMFWMLNTLGWLTFYWHWKHLGVWSGNVAQFNENSTYLMGWFRDYLWANSAQLINGYNPYGVNNLSVWAWMFLLGHLVWATGFMFLISWRGYWQELIETIVWAHERTPLANLVRWKDKPVALSIVQARVVGLAHFTAGYILTYAAFLIASTAGKFG; this comes from the coding sequence ATGGCAACTAAATTTCCCAAATTTAGCCAGGATCTCGCCCAAGACCCGACTACCCGTCGGATTTGGTATGGGATTGCCACGGCCCACGATTTTGAAACCCATGATGGCATGACCGAGGAAAATCTTTACCAAAAGATTTTTGCCTCCCATTTCGGCCACATCGCCATCATCTTTTTGTGGACTTCTGGCACCCTTTTTCACGTAGCCTGGCAAGGTAACTTCGAGCAGTGGATCAAAGATCCCCTTAATATCCGTCCGATCGCCCATGCGATTTGGGACCCTCAATTTGGTCAAGGGGCAATTGATGCCTTTACCCAAGCTGGTGCGTCTTATCCGGTTGATATCGCTTATTCTGGTGTTTATCACTGGTTCTACACCATCGGCATGAGAACCAACGGTGAACTTTATCAAGGGTCTATTTTCCTCTTGATTCTGGCTTCTCTGTTCTTATTTGCCGGTTGGTTGCACTTACAACCTAAGTTCCGTCCTAATTTAGCTTGGTTCAAAAATGCTGAATCTCGCCTTAACCACCATTTGGCTGGTTTGTTCGGGGTTAGTTCCTTAGCTTGGACTGGTCACTTGGTTCACGTCGCCATCCCTGAATCCCGTGGACAGCACGTTGGTTGGGATAATTTCTTATCCACCCCTCCTCATCCGGCTGGCTTATTGCCTTTCTTTACCGGAAACTGGGGCGTATATGCTGAGAATCCCGATACGGCTGGTCATGTATTCAGCACGTCTCAAGGAGCAGGAACCGCTATCCTAACTTTCTTAGGTGGTTTCCATCCCCAAACTGAGTCTTTGTGGCTAACAGATATTGCCCATCACCATTTGGCGATCGCGGTTATCTTCATTATTGCCGGCCATATGTACCGCACTAACTGGGGTATTGGTCACAGCATTAAAGAGATCCTCAACGCCCACAAACCCCCCAGTGGCAAATTGGGTGACGGTCATAAGAATATGTATGACACCGTTAACAACTCCCTCCACTTCCAACTCGGTTTAGCGTTGGCCTGTTTAGGGGTTGTGACTTCCTTGGTGGCACAACATATGTATTCCTTACCTTCCTATGCGTTTATCGCTAAGGATTACACCACCCAAGCGGCTCTTTATACCCATCACCAGTATATTGCTGGATTCTTGATGGTAGGGGCATTTGCTCACGGCGCGATCTTCTTCGTTCGTGACTATGATCCCGAAGCTAACAAAAATAATGTGTTAGCGCGGATGTTGGAACACAAAGAAGCGATCATCTCTCACTTGAGTTGGGTGTCTCTTTTCTTAGGTTTCCACACCTTAGGCCTTTACGTTCATAATGATGTCGTGGTTGCTTTCGGGACTCCTGAAAAGCAAATCCTGATCGAACCTGTGTTTGCTCAATGGATTCAAGCGGCTCATGGTAAAGCGTTGTACGGATTTGATGTGTTATTGTCTAATCCTGACAGTCTCGCTTCTACCGCTTATCCTAACTATGCCGATGTTTGGTTACCTGGTTGGCTAGATGCTATCAACAGTGGTACTAACTCCTTGTTCTTAACCATTGGCCCTGGAGACTTCTTAGTTCACCATGCGATCGCATTAGGCTTACACACCACTACCCTAATTTTGGTTAAAGGTGCTTTAGATGCACGGGGATCTAAATTGATGCCCGATAAGAAAGACTTCGGTTATGCTTTCCCTTGTGATGGCCCTGGACGGGGTGGTACTTGTGATATCTCAGCTTGGGATTCCTTCTACCTCGCTATGTTCTGGATGCTCAACACCTTGGGTTGGTTGACTTTCTACTGGCACTGGAAACATTTAGGTGTTTGGTCTGGTAACGTTGCTCAGTTCAACGAAAATTCTACTTACCTGATGGGTTGGTTCCGGGATTATCTGTGGGCAAACTCTGCTCAGTTGATTAACGGTTATAACCCCTACGGTGTTAATAACTTGTCTGTTTGGGCTTGGATGTTCCTTCTTGGACACCTAGTTTGGGCAACTGGTTTCATGTTCCTCATATCTTGGCGTGGTTATTGGCAAGAGTTGATTGAAACCATTGTTTGGGCGCACGAACGGACTCCTTTAGCGAACCTAGTTCGTTGGAAAGACAAGCCTGTTGCTCTTTCTATTGTTCAAGCTCGTGTAGTTGGTTTAGCTCACTTCACTGCGGGTTACATCCTCACCTACGCAGCTTTCCTCATTGCTTCAACGGCGGGTAAGTTCGGTTAA
- a CDS encoding PEP-CTERM sorting domain-containing protein, producing the protein MNKTLIGAFTLMASLGLATSAQAAAMSFTSSLSGDQIVALDGTPDPKISLGTGVATLRLNKDMTKLSYTLTLNGLGLTSDGGTVRSIHLHTGFANQRTPFHVLNIFGPADDADAKFSNLSATSVTVKGIWDDSDFCKTPVMPGMGGVQTCEENNDTTKELSAYLTNLTAGGLYWNIHTETVRSGEIRGQVNPVNDNTPVPEPLTILGAGTAISFGAAFKRKLAKKK; encoded by the coding sequence ATGAATAAAACATTAATTGGTGCATTTACCCTAATGGCAAGTTTAGGTCTTGCCACTTCAGCACAGGCAGCGGCAATGTCTTTTACTTCTTCTCTGAGTGGCGATCAAATTGTTGCTTTAGACGGAACTCCCGACCCCAAAATCTCATTAGGAACTGGTGTTGCCACCCTTAGGTTAAATAAGGACATGACTAAATTATCCTATACGCTCACCCTTAATGGCTTGGGTTTGACCAGTGATGGGGGAACCGTTAGAAGCATTCATTTGCATACAGGATTTGCGAATCAAAGAACTCCATTTCATGTCCTTAATATTTTCGGTCCAGCAGATGATGCAGATGCTAAGTTTTCCAATCTTAGTGCTACTTCCGTGACCGTTAAGGGCATTTGGGATGATTCAGATTTTTGTAAGACTCCTGTAATGCCTGGAATGGGTGGCGTTCAAACTTGTGAAGAGAATAATGATACCACCAAGGAATTATCCGCTTATCTAACTAACTTAACCGCAGGTGGACTTTATTGGAACATTCATACCGAGACTGTTCGTTCTGGAGAAATTCGAGGACAAGTCAACCCCGTAAATGACAATACCCCAGTACCCGAACCCCTCACTATTCTTGGTGCAGGAACCGCCATTAGTTTTGGTGCTGCTTTCAAGCGGAAATTAGCTAAGAAAAAATAA
- a CDS encoding endo-1,4-beta-xylanase: protein MTLCPTQVPKHLHCNVLSTFPNMFNYNRRQFLQFTGGLTLATLLDHSIAMSFSNSFLELRAWHPNGEPLDVKRLDHLYFLTMDDDPIPEPPRQVEVGKLLSQVPSIPFGIAIKMPVEGFGEVYLYADNQGKGYTPKDFPLDINLACASSRIYRVRQFIEIGKKQGIDFPKTIINRLEQSQIYLKNTQNISNITEKVKLCNDSLRESLWAGEEAVFAQAKQLIKKQSKRPNFLFGGNSFNYLKGGEEYIRRFKELFNLATVPFYWSTFEAQQNQKNFAEIEQIVKPLNQVKITVKGHPLVWFHEAGIPVWAENKSFAEIRQLSYERVIEITKYYGDQIPYYDIINEAHGISWANRLNYSFEQLLDLTKVASQASRIGNPQVNRIINNCCLWGENVSYAKPPQQTPYQYLKSCIAAEIPFEIIGLQLYYPDQDMLEINRLLEKYSQLGKTIHITELGVSSASKIDQDSYLKETRGLWHEPWNETVQADWIEQFYTLCYSKPYIKAISWWDLADIGNFWPHGGLLNKDLTPKESFYRLKNFIQKSQDSFL from the coding sequence ATGACCTTATGTCCAACTCAGGTTCCTAAGCATCTTCACTGTAATGTTTTGTCAACCTTTCCTAATATGTTTAATTATAATCGTCGTCAATTTTTGCAATTTACCGGAGGGTTGACTTTAGCCACTCTACTGGATCACTCTATAGCTATGAGTTTTTCTAACTCGTTTCTGGAACTTCGCGCTTGGCATCCTAATGGTGAACCATTAGATGTTAAACGACTGGATCATCTTTATTTTTTGACTATGGATGATGATCCCATACCGGAACCACCTAGACAAGTAGAAGTAGGAAAATTATTGTCTCAAGTTCCTAGTATACCCTTTGGAATCGCTATAAAAATGCCTGTAGAGGGGTTTGGAGAAGTCTATCTTTATGCTGATAATCAAGGAAAAGGTTACACTCCTAAAGATTTTCCTCTTGATATTAATTTAGCTTGCGCTAGTTCTCGAATTTATCGAGTTCGTCAATTTATCGAAATAGGAAAAAAACAAGGAATAGATTTTCCTAAAACTATAATAAATAGACTTGAGCAATCTCAAATTTATCTAAAAAATACTCAAAACATCTCAAATATTACAGAAAAAGTGAAATTGTGTAACGATAGTCTTAGAGAAAGTTTGTGGGCAGGAGAAGAAGCGGTATTTGCTCAAGCAAAGCAATTAATAAAAAAACAAAGTAAGCGTCCTAATTTTCTATTTGGTGGTAATAGTTTTAATTATTTGAAGGGAGGAGAAGAATATATTCGTCGGTTTAAAGAATTATTTAATCTTGCCACAGTTCCTTTTTATTGGAGTACCTTTGAGGCTCAACAAAATCAGAAAAATTTCGCTGAGATTGAGCAAATTGTTAAGCCGTTAAATCAAGTAAAAATTACAGTTAAAGGTCATCCTCTAGTCTGGTTTCATGAAGCAGGAATTCCTGTTTGGGCTGAGAATAAATCCTTTGCTGAAATTCGTCAATTAAGTTATGAGCGAGTGATTGAGATTACTAAGTATTATGGGGATCAGATTCCTTATTATGATATCATTAATGAAGCTCATGGCATTAGTTGGGCCAATCGATTAAATTATTCATTTGAGCAATTATTAGATTTAACAAAAGTAGCATCTCAAGCTTCACGAATAGGCAATCCCCAAGTAAATAGAATTATTAATAATTGCTGTTTATGGGGAGAAAATGTATCTTATGCTAAACCACCCCAACAAACACCTTATCAATATTTAAAATCATGTATTGCGGCTGAGATTCCCTTTGAAATTATTGGCTTACAATTATATTATCCCGATCAAGATATGTTAGAAATTAATCGATTATTAGAAAAATATAGTCAATTAGGTAAAACCATTCACATTACAGAATTAGGAGTTTCTTCGGCTTCAAAAATTGATCAAGATTCTTATCTAAAAGAAACCAGAGGATTATGGCATGAACCTTGGAATGAAACCGTACAAGCAGACTGGATTGAACAATTTTATACCCTTTGTTATAGTAAACCTTATATTAAAGCAATTAGTTGGTGGGACTTAGCTGATATAGGAAATTTTTGGCCCCACGGAGGACTATTAAATAAAGACTTAACTCCCAAAGAATCTTTTTATCGTCTCAAGAACTTTATTCAAAAATCTCAAGATTCCTTTCTTTAG